The genomic window AGTGAGCACCTTTGGCTTTGACACGCTTTTGGATTTTGGATTTTGAGGCAGCATACGAGGATAGCAGAGGCGATGTCGATGGTCTGCTCTGGGAATCACTTGATGCGCTCGTTACTGTCAGTGGCTAGAGTTACAACCGCGTAGAGGACATTACCTTTTCAGGGTTTGGCTTGCGATCTTTAAAGGATATATGGAAAGGGAAGAAGGACTAAAGGAAAGAAGAAAGACTCAAAAAAGTCTATCAATTACAGAAATTTAGCGATAAAATCCGTCCAAATAATACATAGAAACCTGTCCGATTCGTACATAGAAACCCGTTCACTCCGTACATAGAACGTGGGTGCCTTGTCTTACTGTCCTGGGTAATCTGTACAGAGCGTACATAGACCCGATCCTTCTTATTCGCTTTGGAGGCTTCAATCAGAAAGGGTTTATCCCCCGCGAGATGTTTCATGCTGCAAAATGTGTACAGATCATACAAAGAAGAATCGACTGTGCTTCGCTACACTCGGTTCAACTGTAGTGGTCAAGTAAAACTGGCCACCGGTTTATAGTTAACCCAGTATTTTTCCTCTGCCTGATTTGGACTCATACCACCGTTATGTTGGTGAGGCCTAAGCTGGCTGTAATACCCGATTAAATAGTTCACGATATGATGCTGCCCCTGCAAGAATGAGCGATAGCCGTACGTTGGCACCCATTCAACTTTTAAGCTCCTGAAGAACCTCTCCATTGGCGCATTATCCCAGCAGTTCCCACGTCGGCTTAGGCTTTGTTTTATCTGACATTTCCAGAGCGTCTGACGGAACTTGCGGCTCGTATAATGACTGCCCTGATCGCTGTGGAACATAACACCTTTTGGCCGCCCACGACTCTCATAAGCCATTTTTAATGCACTGCTGGTGAGTTTGCTATCGGGTGATAACGACATTGATCAGCCAATCGTTTTCCTAGCAAATAAGTCCATGACAACGGCTAGATAAGCCCAGCGATTGCCAGTCCAGATATACGTGACGTCGCCACACCAAACCTGGTTGGGTGCCTCGACGTTAAACTGTCGCTCTAAGTGGTTCGGTATCTCAACATGCTCATCACCTGTTTTCTTGTAGGTGTGCCCAGGAACTTGGCAGCTCACTAAACCAAGTTTTTCCATCAGGCGGCCAGCGCGATAGCGGCTTAACGGAATATTCTGCCTTGTCGCCATCTCTGCAATGCTGCGCGCACCTGCCGAGCCTTCGCTCTCGCGAAATAGTTCTCTGACCTTGGCTATTTCCTTGGCTTTCGTGGCACACACAGGTCTTTTTGAACGTTGCCTCCAGTATTTAAAGCTGCTGCGATGCACGCCAAACACGTCACACAGTTTTTTTACCGGGTAGCTCGTCTTGAGTTTCTCGATCAGCGAGAAGTGTTCAGGGAGTCCGACATCAAGAGAGCGGTGGTAGCCTTTTTTAAGATATCTTTTTCCATCTCAATGTAACGGATGCGCTTTTCAAGCTCGCGAATCCTGAGCTGATCGGGTGTCATGGGCGTAGCTTTAGGGCTTTGGCCATCACGCTCTTGGCGTAACTGACGAACCCATTTATCCATGCTCGAATACCCCACATTCATGGCTTCAGCCGCCTCTCGAACCGTATAGTGTTGATCAACGACTAGCTGTGCTGCTTCGAGCCGGAATTCAGGGCTAAAGTTACGTTTTGGTCTTGTTGCCATGCTGCCACCTAGTGATGTCTTGGTGCATAGTAGCACCTCTAATTAGGTGGCCAAATTCACTATGCCACTACATCGGTGACGGCATTAATGGTGCCGTTGGAAAGTTCGATATCATACAGTTCGGCAATATGAGCCCGGATGTCCTGATAGCTGTTGCCGAGCGCAAACAGGGCGATGATCTTGCGCTCCAGCTCATCGGTAAGATTGTAGATAATGACACACTGTGTAGAGCGGTAACGGCGGTGATACGCAACACATGCACATTACTGCGTGTCGCTACGTTTAGGTACTTAACGTGGATAAATGATGGCTGCGGTGATCATGAGTTTGACTAGATAGCCTGGGGCGGCCAGGCGAGATTCACCACGGGCGCGCGCTGGGGCGTGGCCTGCGGGTACCCGTGCATCCCATACGGCATTCATTGCTTCAAAATCTTTCATGTCGGCTAGCCAGACGATGGCCTGCAGAATATGTTTAGGCGAAGAGCCTGCTTCTTTTAGTAGGCGCTCTACTTCGGCTAGAGCTTGGCGGGTTTGTTAGGGGGCGCTCGCCACATTTCCCTACCCCTACTTGGCCTATAAGATAGAGCATGTTGCCATGCACGACAATTTGGCTCATGCGGGGGGAGGTGTTGTGGCGTTGAATGCACATGGGTGATCCTGGTGGCTCTTGGTTTTAGAAACGGGCGGCGCTATAATCGTTAAGCCAGTCAGGAGCTTGGCCGCGTACGCACGCCGCTACAAGCTCACCGGTGGTGCCGGCTAAGGTGATGCCGAGGTGTTGGTGCCCGAAGGCGTGAATAACCCGGGAGTCGTAGCGGCTGGGGCCAATCACCGGCACACAGTCGGGTAGGGTGGGGCGCATCCCCATCCATTGGTGGCTAACCGGGGCGTCAATATTCATCAGCTTACGTACCCGTTCTTCGATAAAGCGGATGCGTGCTGGGTTGGTGGGGGCGCGTAGCGAGGCAAGTTCTACGGTGCCTGCGGCGCGAAGGCGGCCGTTGGCCAGGGGGGTCATATAAAAGGCGCTTTCTACAGGGCAGGTGGGGCGCGTGAGCACTTCGCGGCCTAACTCAAACTCAACGTGGTAGCCTCGTTCCGTATCTAGTGGAATACGTTCGCCAAGCGTGGCGGCAAGTTTTGCTGACCAGGCACCTGCAGCTAATACAACGCGATCAGCCAAGAGCGTTTTCCCATCCTCACACTCAATATGCACACCGTCGTTGGCGGTGCGTAATCCGCGTGCGCGGCCTTTTAGAATGCTGCCTTCCGAAAGTAGGGGCTGGGCGAGTGCCTGTATAAAGCCTTGTGTATCGCGGAGGTGGCACGAGTTTGGGAAGAGGACGCCCCCAACGCTTTTCCCCGCCATGGCGGGTTCTAGGGCTGCAACGCCGGCAGCGTTGAGTATCTCTTGCTCGACACCGAGCGAGCTGCGTAAAGCAATGCCCGCTTGCGCGCTTTTTAGCCCTTTTTCAGTGGTATAGGCGTATAGGCAGCCTTCATTGCGAATCAGCTCACGTGCTTGGGGTGCTGCTTCAAGCAGGGGGCCATAACCACTGAAAGTTTGCCCTAATAAGCGTGCAAGGCGCTGCGCATTTATCGTTGCGCAGCGTTTGTTACATTGGGCCATAAAGCGCAACAACCAGGGCATTAGCTCTGGAAGGCGCGTCCACTGAACCACGAAGGGAGAATTATTAGAGAACAGCAGGTTAGGCAACTGCGACCAAACAGAGGCATTGGCAACAGGGGTGCAACCGTACTCTGAAAGTGTGCTGGCGTTGCCATAGGAGCATTGACCGGCAATGTCCTCAGGTTCTAGCAGGACGACTTGGTGACCATCGCGGCGCAGCCATAGGGCGCAGGCAATACCTACGGCGCCACCGCCGATGACGATAATCTCATTGCGTGTTGGAGTCATAAGAAAGCCTTGGTTGAGGGGGTGGACCGTTTCGAGACAACTCAGCGATGACCGTCAGCCCGTGGGTAAGCTGTTCACGGGTGGAGGCCGCAGAGAGGTTGATGCGTATGGCGTTAGAGGTGTTCTGGGGGGCGAGGACAAATGCTGAGCCAGGGAGCACCGCTACCCCTTTGTTGAGGCACGCATTGCTGAAGTGGTGGTTTTGCCAACTGTCAGGCAGTTTCAGCCAGGCGTGGGGCGCTGTGGGGCCACTGTGTACGTCTAGGTCGCCCATTATTTGGCGGAGTATTGCTTGCCGTGCGCGTAATTCCTCACGCTGAACGACGATTAAATCGCGCACTTTGCCGCTTTCCATTAGTCGTGTTGCCACCAAGGCAGAAAGTGGCGCTGTACTCCAGCAATCTACGCGTAGGCTGGAGCTTAAATCGGTAACGAGGTCGGCGGGGGCGAGTATAAAGCCTATCCGTAGGCCGGGAGCCACGCATTTGGATAGCGAGGTTATATAAAGCGTTTGCTCAGGCAGGCTGCTGGCTAGGGGGGGAATAGGCGTATCCAGCAGTGGCCGGTAGACATCATCTTCTATCAGCAGTACGCCCGCTGCTTCTATCACTGTTAACAGCTCGTTACGCCGTTCTTGGTCCAAGGTAACGGCCGTTGGGTTTTGTATGGAGCTAACGATGAAAACAGCACGAGGCGCGTGTTTGTTGCAGGCGTCTTGAAGCGCTTGCGGCACCATGCCCCGTTCGTCAGTACGCACGCCCTCAAGGTTTACATCCAGCGTGCGGCACAGGGCGGCAATCCCTTGGTAAGTAATGTCATCAGCCAGCACTGTTTCACCCGGTTCGACGATGGCGCGAAGCGCTAGCGCTAGGCCGTGCTGTGCCCCATCGCACATGATGACCTGTGAGGCGTTCGCTGTTAGCCCTTGCTGGCACAGCCAGGCGGCGGCAGCTTCACGCGCCCAGGTTGGCCCTTCGGAAGGGTGATAGTCCTTCATGGAAGAAAAGCGGGGGTCTAGCGGTAATTCGGGCAATAGTGCTGCGAGTACATGGTTATAGGCATCGGTAGCCGGGCGGTTAACGCTGAGATCGATGATGCCTGTTTCGTTAAGTGGTGCTGATTGGAATTGGGCTTCCTCTGAGCGATAGGCGGAAACACGAGTGCCGCGTCCGGGCCGGGTCTCGATCAGTTTATCGTCCTGTAGAATCGCCATGGCTCGAGTGACGGTGGAAACATTGACCTTTAAACGCTTCGCCAGCTCACGGTGCGGTGGAAGTTTTTCACCTAGCCCAATCTGGCCCGAGCGTATGGCGTTCGAAAGCGCTTGGGCTAGCTGGATATAGAGCGGTTCAGGGTGATTGAGGGAGCCAAGCTCCTTCTCTACTTCTGTAAGCAGAGTATCTAACATTGAAGTGCCTTTAGATGTATTGTGCTGCTTGTATTGACAAATAATATGCGTTTTGAATGAAAAAACCAAGATATTGAGGATTGATATTCACAATTTTCCATGATTGTATTGATTGTGTCGCCATACAATTAAACATAATACTAACTAGACAACGATGGATCAGGAGAAGGTTATGCAGCCTCTACGTAAATTCTTCGCTATTACGACGCTTGCGGCCGTGAGTATGAGTTCAGTCTACGCATATGCTGGGGATGTTTCGCTGCGTTTAACCCATATGTATCGTGCGGACTCGGACGCTGGGCAGGCAGCTCAGGCATTCGCTGATCAAGTCGAGGCGCGTAGCGATGGGCGTATTGATATCTCTGTGTATCCTTCTAGCCAACTTGGTGACTGGACGGAAACGCACGCTCTGCTTATGCAGGGTGCGGTCGATATTGGCCTACAACCTCTTTCTACTAATTTTGATCGGCGCTTAGCGATTGCTTGGTTTCCTTACATTGCACCCACTTATGCGGAAGCTGAATCGGCCTACGAGCGTGATGGTTTTGCCTTCAATATCGTGGATGGGTTAATTGAGGAGCAGGGGTTACGCTTGCTGGGTGTGTTTGCCGATGGCATGGGCGGCGCGGGCTTTACGAAAGAAGTGAATAACCCGGCTACGCCAGGCGAAGATAAGGATTTGCGAATTCGTGTATGGCCGGGCGGCACCACGCACCGCACTTTGATGGAGAACTTGGGCTACCAAGTGGCTACTATTCCGTGGGCTGAGCTGTACACCGGTATGCAAACGGGCGTTGTGGATGGTCAGATTGGTGGCTCTCCTGAAATGGCTTACAGCAATTTCAAGGACATCACGAAGACTTGGGTTCAGTACAACGACCACTTAGAGCTGGGTTGGTTTGTCATGAACCAGCAGCGCCTAGCGTCGCTACCGGAATCTGACCAGCAATTGTTGGTAGATGTTGCCCAAGAGGTTTCTTCCCAACGCTTTGATGAGGTGGAAGCCGCCGATGAGCGACAGCTTGAAGCGCTTGAGGCAGAGGGCGTGAATGTTGTTCGTTTATCCACTGAGCAATTACAACAGTTAGCAACCTTTACCCGCGAGCAGGTGTGGCCAGACATTGGCGATGAGCTGGGTGACGACATGATGAGCGAGCTACGCACAGGCCTAGCGCTAGACTGAGCTGACGAAGCCTTAGCGAGGTAACAATATGTTAAAAGTCTCTCGTTTTCTGTGCCGCTTATGGTGTGCGAAGGTTGCCCTACAGCGCTTTCTGGTGGTGATGTCGGGATTGGCTATCACACTGCTGATCTTTATTCAGGTGGTTTCGCGCTATGTATTTTCGATGGCGATCTTCGGTATTGAAGAAATCGCTTGTTACATAGCCGTGTGGCTGTATTTCCTCGGCGCCGCTATCGGCGCCGAGCAGCGTGGCCATATGTCTGCTTCGTTAGTGTCATTGGTCTGGCGGGGTGAGCTTGCCCAGCGTGTGATTAAGCTTTTGGTTGGTGCATTGTCAGTGGTGATATCGGGTTGGATGACAGTCTGGGCTTATGGCCTGGCTAAGTGGTCGCTGCAATTCAATATGATGTCTACCGAAATTAATGTTCCTGTGGGATATGCGCAAATGGCGATCCCCGTCGGCCTGGCTTTGATGACGTTATATTTTTTCTTTGAGCTGATTGAGACCATCGTCCTCTGGACGAGGAGCCGAGGCACCCATGCTTGAATACATTCTTATCGACGCAGTGATTCTATGCGTGTTACTAGTGATTGGTTTGCCGGTTCCGCTGTGCTTTGCGGCTGCAGTGCTGTTTCTGTTTACTGTTGGCGATTTTGGGAACGCGACGTTCTTGGTGAGTGCTGGCTTTAGTCAAGTGTCTTCTGTGGTGTTATTGGCTATTCCGCTCTATATAATCGCTGGGGCGATCATGAGCCAAGGCGGCATCGCCAATCGGCTTATTGATTTAGCTGAATCCATCGTGGGTCGGTTTAGCGGTGGCTTAGGTATTGTGGTTGTGCTCGCAACGGCTGTGTTTGGTGCAATATCGGGTATGGCTTCTTCTGCAGTCGCAGCGATTGGCACTACGATGATTCCTCGCATGGTAGAGAACGGTTATGACCGTGGCTATGCGACTAGTTTGGTATCTTGCTCATCCGTGCTGGCGCTGCTATTGCCGCCTAGTGCGTCGATTATTCTTTATGGCTGGGTGTCTGGCACTTCTATTACGGCTGCGTTTCTTGCGCCGATCATACCGGCTTTCTTGCTCATCGCGCTGTTCTGTTTCTGGAACTGGGTGCTTACTCGCCGTATGCCATTGCAGCAGATGCCAGCGTTACCAGCGCGCGAGTGGGGGCAAGAGGTTGCCCGGCGTGGCCGCCGAGCTAGTCTTGGCCTGTTCATGCCGCTGATTATTCTCGGTTGTATCTATGGGGGGGTAACTACGCCAACCGAGGCGGCCGCTGTGGCGGTTATTTATGCCATGCCTTTGAGTGTGCTGATCTATCGCGATATGGACTGGAAGGATCTATACACAACCCTTTGGAAGGCTGGGCAGATGACCGGGGTACTTCTGGTGCTGGTTTTTTTTGCCTCTATGCTATCGCGCATGCTGACGATGCAGAATGTGCCGCAGCTGATGCTTGAAGGCTTTACGCATGTTAGCGATAATCCGCTCATCCTGCTGCTGATGGTTAATCTGTTTCTTATTGTTGTTGGCATGCTAATGGACGATGCTAGCGCTATCCTGTTGGCCACGCCTATGTTGATGCCCATCATGCATAATCTTGAGATTGATCCTGTCCACTTCGCTGCGATCATCACTACCAACTTAGGTATGGGGCTGATTACACCGCCTACCGCGCCGCTACTTTATCTTGGTTCCTTAGTGGGTAAGGTGCCGTTGGTACAGATGCTTTCTCCCACCTGTGTGTTCTTGCTATTTGCGTATATGCCTGTCGTCATGCTGACAACTTACTTTCCTGCGCTGTCGCTGACACTGCCACGTCTGATGGGGTATTAATAGGAAACTTGTGTCCGTTAAAGGAAGAGTATACAGACAGAGTTGGTTTGAATCACCGGATCAAGCCTGAGCGGTTATTGACCATTAGACACCCGGCGATAATGGATAGCGGAAATTTCAGTAATCTTTGGGCCTTTGTTTAGCCGGGTAGGCTTGCTCCGAATGGATTTGTGGAGAACTTAAATGATAAGGGCGGATGCAGATTCTGAGTGCAACACCCTCATTGGATAGTTGATGGGCTCTCATGATACTTGGCCATTAGCTCGCTCATGACTTCTATCGGACATTTAAAATCAAAGCGTTTTCGAGGCCGCATATTTAGCTCTAAAGCAATGGCATCTAGCTCTTCTTGGCTATAAGTTGGAGCGCATCGTAGATGACTTCGTGTGAAGACATGGAGGTAAGTGTTATCAGGAAATTTACGCTTCAGTGTGGGCTATTTGCTCTAGTGACCAGTACTTGCGCAGCAGGTAGGCCACCAGTTCGAACAGCTCACCATCGAGGTGCAGCTTCGGAGAACGTCGAGGCCGACAGTGGGTCAGTCAGGCTCGGTATCCAGCGAGACTAGCGTCATACGCTATGTCAGACCTGACCGTGTGGCGTGTCAGTTCTCGTGAAATGGTGTTGTGTGCACGATCCAGCTGACGCGCGATGGCACGAATCGAGTGGTGCCCCTGCATCAGCATGATGGCAGCTCGGTCTTCAGCAGAAAGATGGCGATAACAATGAGTCATGGCAATACCATACCTGATAGGTTAAGTGTTGCACTTGCTCATTGAGACCGCCATATCGAAATCTTCAAAGTCCTTCAGCAATTGCTTACTGCGTATTTTTTTGCGCTTGCCACGCGAGAGCCAGAACAGATCTTCCATGTCGTTAATCGGGTAAGCATCACTGCCGCCGACCAGGTGAACCGAGAGCTGGCGGCGTGAGAAGTGTAGGCCGCCCCCCTTGCCAAAACGTCACCTGCGGTACTGGCGAGTGTTTGAGCCTGAACTGCTGGGCAGGCACGACGCAATCCTGCCGGTCGGCGAGTCCCTTGAGCGGGACGGTTTCGCCTTGCAGCGCCAGCAAGGCATTGGCCGTGTCACTGATCTTTGCGCCAAAGCGAAAGGACGTAGCCAAGCGCATCACGGTGACATCTTTAACGCGATGTGACGCCATGGCGTTCTAGGCTCCCCGCCACTGATAGATGGCCTGGTACGGATCACCGGCCAAAAGAACGCGGCACCTGGGCTGGTCTATCACAATCGCTTCCGCGCAGGGGTTGGAGTCCTGAGCTTCATCGAGCAGAACAATATCGTAACGCGACGACAAATCCGGCTGACTGAGTTGGAACAACTTGAAATAGCCGTCGTGGGTAATAGAGACGTTGCGGTTATTCAGGTCGCTCATTTGCAGCCAAAGTTGCTTGGCATGGTGGGTGACGATGGCCTGTCGATCTTTATCTTTGGAAGCAGCCCCTTTGGGGAGCGGCCAATGACGGTAGCTGATCTCTTTGTCGGCGCTGATCACATAGGCGTGAAGGGCGATGCGAATGTCTTGGGCCAGTGACCAGTCAGATGTCCTCACCACTTCCAGAATGTCCTCCAGGCACAGGTTCGGGGCGAGTTTGTGCCGATAATCCTTGCCGATGGCCGCATTTGCACTTGTGAAGTCCTGTTGCCGGATCCAGTCAATATATACCTCAAAACCTGCCGGAACTGGAAGCTCAGGTTCCTTGTCCTCAATATATACCAAGTATCCAAAGGCCACTTCTTAAGTCAGCAAGGTAAAAGACCAGCCACCCATGATCGCATGATGATGACAATATGGCGCCGTTGCGGATTTTCTTTAAGCACTGTTACGCGGTGGGCGGCGATCTGCTCCATTGCCAGCAAGTTTGGTTGTACACCAGAGACCTTAAGAGCCTGGTGCAAACGCTCAGAACTCACACAGGAAGATAGCTCGGTTAACCTGCCTGAAAATGAACGACTCAAGCAGCTAGAGCGTGAAAACGTCGAATTGAAGCGCGCCAATGAAATTCTCCGTAAGGCGGCTGCTTTTTTCGCCCAGGCGGAACTCGACCGGAAACCCAATTGATGGTGTCATTTATCGACGAGCATCGTGTTCAGCTCGAGGTTGAGTCGATTTGTAGCCAGCTGCCAATCGCCCCATCGACGTATTACCACCACAAGGCACTTGAGACCGATCCTGAGGGGCGGGCAGATCGATATCCGCAGGATGTGCGATTCTTACGGCGGAGGTTCAGAGGGTGTGGCAGGAAAACTTCTGCGTCTACGGTGCTCGTAAGGTCTGGCGGCAACTTCGCCGTGAGGGCGTTAATGTTGCTCGTTGCACCGTAGAACGGCTCATGCGACGCCTAGGGATTCGCGGCGTGGTGCGAGGCCTACGCCCCTTCACGACGATCAGTTATCCCGGCCAGAAACGAGCACCTGATTTAGTGAAACGTGACTTGACGGCCATGCGTCCTAATTAGCTTTGGGTGGCCGATTTTACGTATGTCGCTACCTGGTCTGGCTTCGTTTACGTTGCGTTCGTTATCGATGTTTATGCACGCTGTATCGTAGGTTGGCGTGTAGCAGCGTCGATGAAAACGGGATTGGTACTGACGCATTTCTAAAGATCAAGTGTCTATTTGTACCTGATTGATCGCTCGATTTCCGGCGCGAATGATGTGGTAAACCTCCCGGGCTATGTAGCGCTTCAGACAACGGATAATTTCTAGTTTTGTAAGGCCCTGATCAGTACGCTTCTTCACATAGGCCTGTGACACTTACCCGTAAGTTGGGATATTTGGACTTTAAGCCACAAACCGAGACTACAGATCAACTCGAATTCCAGAACAGCCTGTGGGTAGCACCCGAGAAAAGGGACATTACCGTTATACAACTATATGAATTAAAACAATTATCCTGACATAAACAAGTAAAAGAAAGAGTGAAAAAATTCGCCCAAGTTGGACACATATACCAAGCACGTTCAAGCAGCCTGAACATTGGCCTGATGGCGCTCCCACTAAAGCGGTCTTTAACGGCAAAGCGACAGGCTTCTGACAGCCGGTTGGCAGCACACCGGAAGGGTGCTTGGATTCCCAATGATCCAAACCATAAGCCACCTAGCCAAACTCATTTCTGGGATGGCACGAAATGCAGGCCAGATGCCACTAACTGCTTACCCCTGGAAGACCAAATACATGAGTGACGGGGCTTACGCGACTGATTCTGCGCCAATGCAGTAGCGATGCACACCGATGGACGGTAAATAAGGCTCTACGTCTATTCTCGCATCTTTACGTCGCTTGCGACGTTGTTCCATATCCGGTTCTGAGGGCGGTGTTCGAAGCGCAGGTAGCAATCCTGTTCGTGGATCGGGTGGCACAATAATAGGCACAGACGAATTGAACGCGAGCGGGCGGGGGGTAGGTTGTTCCTCAACAGAAGCAAAGTAAACGTTCGCCCGAAGCTGAGGGGTTTGCTTGCGTACCAGCGCCAGCGGCTCACTCGCTGGAAGACTGGCCAGCTTTTTCAACTGAATCGCGATGTGTGGCTGATCGGCGCCGAGCTTAATTAGCCGCTTTTCGGCCTCCGCGATGCTAATTTTTACAATCGAACGCCCAGAAACCTGCCACCCAACGCCGATATGCCGGATCGGATGATCGAGAACATGCACCGCTCGTATCGTCTTCTTCAGGCTCAACCTGGCAAGCCCTGCTGTGTTCAAGTGCTGGCGCAAATACTGGAACTGGCTGCCAACTTCTGCTTTGAGTAACGATTGCGAGTTGTGTTGCGGCTCAGTCTGCTTGATCTCATCGGCAATCGCCCGAAACATAGCCTTTTGCTTATTCAACCCACCGAATTTTTCTCTCAGTGTTTCGGAAGCTGCAATGACGCCTGCATGCTTGGATGTCAACACACCCGATGTGCCTGCCTCATGCCACATATCCATCAGGACACACCGTAGCCAATCGGAATTGGCATGCGCAGCCGTCATGGCCCAGGCCTGCGGACGTTCTCTCTCGTACTGTGCACACACGTCGTCAATGGCCTTCACCAATCGACCAAAACACTCACCCGCTTGATGAATGAGCCTGAAGCGTCGGTAGTCTTTATCCAGGGTGTCAGTTGTCATGAAGTGTCTCCGCTAAAGCAGTGCGTATACCTATATCAGGATAGCAAGTTAACACTAATGTTCGTTTTTAATACTCTATATATAATCATATATAGTGTTTTTAGTGTATTGCGGCATATCATGCAGTTTCATAAGTCACAAAAGTGCCTCGAAACTTATCCTTTTAAAAGCTACTATCAATCCACTCCCCAGCCTGCTGAACGAGCATCATGAAATGATTCCGAAGATCGTCGCAGTCGTGGGGCATAATCGCATCAAAGTTCTCGCATTCTCTGACAGACGCAGCACACAATCCGAGATGTTTTACCATGTGCCTTACCGCGGCTGACGTAGGTTTATGGCGAAGCAGTTCCTCTGTGGCAAAAAGACGATCGCTAGTGGCGGCCTCAAGTTTCATGCCTATTTCGACCTGGGCTAGATATTCCTTTGAAAACCCGCTCATATATTATTTCCCATGTTTGGATAAATATTTTGTAAACATATTCGTTTGATTTAATTGGATATGTCACCATTATTGACCACCAAGTTAGCAGCGTTATTCAGGGCGGTAGCCGAACCGGCCAGACTGTAAACGCGCCGCTTTTTGACGGTGACTCTTGGTTTCATCGAAGACATAACGCTCGGTTGTCACAACAGACGCATGGCCTAGTATTACCTGAATTTCCCGTATCGACATACCGGCTTCCCGCAAATCCGTCGCGCAGGTGCGCCGCAAGTCATGGGGGGCCAACTTCAGTTCATCGGGCAACATCAGCCGTAGGCGTTCCAGACGATTATTGACGCTACGAAGGCTTAACGGGGTTTTAAGATAGTCGTTTGAAGGTGCCTTCTGTTTTACCCAAATGGGATTAAATAAATAACCTGGAGTACGGCCACGGTACTTATCCAGATATTCATTTAAGCGCCATACTACACAGTCTGGTAACGTCAGCGAGCGCTGCTTTTGGCCTTTACCTACGACCGTGATCTCATGGCTGATGAAATCAATGTCCTTGAGCTGGATGCTAACTGTTTCGGCACGCCGAAGCCCAATGGATGCCATCATCGCAATCATCAAGCCATCACGAAATGCCCTAGCAGTGGGCTCTTGGTCACACAAATCAAGTAGTGCCCTAATTGTGCCTGCACTATGGGCAGTCCCGGCGCGTTTAGCGTGAGAATAACGGGCCGCCTTGATCTGCTTAATACGATCCAGGGTGGCATGGCTGATCTGATCTAGCATCCAGGCTTCTGTGGCTATACCGCGAATTACCGCACGAACGGCATTCCGTTTGGCTGGGGATTGGCCGGAATCACGGTAGGTTGCCAGTATCTCGCTGACCACATCAGGCGTCAGGGTTGACCAGTCTACATAATCATAGGGGAATGCCTGGTTGGGATGTTGAGCCCGACCGTCATTGTTGGGTGCGCTTAACTTTGGTGGCTTGGGTGCGCCGAGAGCTTTGGTGGCAATTTCGTTAATGAGACTCCGCTTTGAAGTGACGCTGGCAACGGATTCCTGGTTACGCAAATGCCGGTGAGCAGCATTGCTTCCGCGAGGGAATGGTTGGCTAAGGTCAAATATCACCCGAACGGGCGGTTCCTCGTAATCCATCACACCCGTTGCCGGAAATGAAGGTGTGATTGTCGTCATTGAGTGCTGCGATGTGACGAT from Halomonas sp. KG2 includes these protein-coding regions:
- a CDS encoding TRAP transporter small permease subunit, encoding MLKVSRFLCRLWCAKVALQRFLVVMSGLAITLLIFIQVVSRYVFSMAIFGIEEIACYIAVWLYFLGAAIGAEQRGHMSASLVSLVWRGELAQRVIKLLVGALSVVISGWMTVWAYGLAKWSLQFNMMSTEINVPVGYAQMAIPVGLALMTLYFFFELIETIVLWTRSRGTHA
- a CDS encoding PLP-dependent aminotransferase family protein, translated to MLDTLLTEVEKELGSLNHPEPLYIQLAQALSNAIRSGQIGLGEKLPPHRELAKRLKVNVSTVTRAMAILQDDKLIETRPGRGTRVSAYRSEEAQFQSAPLNETGIIDLSVNRPATDAYNHVLAALLPELPLDPRFSSMKDYHPSEGPTWAREAAAAWLCQQGLTANASQVIMCDGAQHGLALALRAIVEPGETVLADDITYQGIAALCRTLDVNLEGVRTDERGMVPQALQDACNKHAPRAVFIVSSIQNPTAVTLDQERRNELLTVIEAAGVLLIEDDVYRPLLDTPIPPLASSLPEQTLYITSLSKCVAPGLRIGFILAPADLVTDLSSSLRVDCWSTAPLSALVATRLMESGKVRDLIVVQREELRARQAILRQIMGDLDVHSGPTAPHAWLKLPDSWQNHHFSNACLNKGVAVLPGSAFVLAPQNTSNAIRINLSAASTREQLTHGLTVIAELSRNGPPPQPRLSYDSNTQ
- the dctP gene encoding TRAP transporter substrate-binding protein DctP, encoding MQPLRKFFAITTLAAVSMSSVYAYAGDVSLRLTHMYRADSDAGQAAQAFADQVEARSDGRIDISVYPSSQLGDWTETHALLMQGAVDIGLQPLSTNFDRRLAIAWFPYIAPTYAEAESAYERDGFAFNIVDGLIEEQGLRLLGVFADGMGGAGFTKEVNNPATPGEDKDLRIRVWPGGTTHRTLMENLGYQVATIPWAELYTGMQTGVVDGQIGGSPEMAYSNFKDITKTWVQYNDHLELGWFVMNQQRLASLPESDQQLLVDVAQEVSSQRFDEVEAADERQLEALEAEGVNVVRLSTEQLQQLATFTREQVWPDIGDELGDDMMSELRTGLALD
- a CDS encoding TRAP transporter large permease; the encoded protein is MLEYILIDAVILCVLLVIGLPVPLCFAAAVLFLFTVGDFGNATFLVSAGFSQVSSVVLLAIPLYIIAGAIMSQGGIANRLIDLAESIVGRFSGGLGIVVVLATAVFGAISGMASSAVAAIGTTMIPRMVENGYDRGYATSLVSCSSVLALLLPPSASIILYGWVSGTSITAAFLAPIIPAFLLIALFCFWNWVLTRRMPLQQMPALPAREWGQEVARRGRRASLGLFMPLIILGCIYGGVTTPTEAAAVAVIYAMPLSVLIYRDMDWKDLYTTLWKAGQMTGVLLVLVFFASMLSRMLTMQNVPQLMLEGFTHVSDNPLILLLMVNLFLIVVGMLMDDASAILLATPMLMPIMHNLEIDPVHFAAIITTNLGMGLITPPTAPLLYLGSLVGKVPLVQMLSPTCVFLLFAYMPVVMLTTYFPALSLTLPRLMGY
- a CDS encoding helix-turn-helix domain-containing protein — translated: MTHCYRHLSAEDRAAIMLMQGHHSIRAIARQLDRAHNTISRELTRHTVRSDIAYDASLAGYRA
- a CDS encoding FAD-dependent oxidoreductase; amino-acid sequence: MTPTRNEIIVIGGGAVGIACALWLRRDGHQVVLLEPEDIAGQCSYGNASTLSEYGCTPVANASVWSQLPNLLFSNNSPFVVQWTRLPELMPWLLRFMAQCNKRCATINAQRLARLLGQTFSGYGPLLEAAPQARELIRNEGCLYAYTTEKGLKSAQAGIALRSSLGVEQEILNAAGVAALEPAMAGKSVGGVLFPNSCHLRDTQGFIQALAQPLLSEGSILKGRARGLRTANDGVHIECEDGKTLLADRVVLAAGAWSAKLAATLGERIPLDTERGYHVEFELGREVLTRPTCPVESAFYMTPLANGRLRAAGTVELASLRAPTNPARIRFIEERVRKLMNIDAPVSHQWMGMRPTLPDCVPVIGPSRYDSRVIHAFGHQHLGITLAGTTGELVAACVRGQAPDWLNDYSAARF